GAGAAGGAAGCATGGATGGACAGTCCATATTTGGCAAGGTACCAGTCGGTATTGCGAAGAGATGCAAAAGATATGGTGTACCGGTTTCAGCAATAGCAGGTGGCATGGGAAGGGATGCTGAAAAGCTTTACGATGTAGGTATAGGCAGTATAATTACTACTATAAACGGGAGTATGATGATAGACGAAGCTATGGAGCGGGCAGAAGAGCTTATGTATTCTGCCGCAGATAGGATGCTAAGATTTATAAGAATGGGAATGAATATAAGAGGGATATGATGCTGCATCATATCCCTCTTATATCTGTAACTTATTCCTTTTTTAGTGCATCATACATCCTATATAATACAATATGGGATATTGGTGTTGACAATAGTATGTTAAAGATGTATGTTTTTAGTGTTTTATAGAGGCAAACATTTGTTAATAAATTAACGATGGTTAGCAAGGGGGATTTTAGGATGGTCATTATGGTATGCGTTGGTAGCTCTTGCCACTTAAAGGGTTCGTACGATATAATAAAGCGGCTGGAAAAACTTATAAAAGAGAATAATTTGGAGGATCAGGTAGAGCTTAAAGCCTCATTCTGCCTAGGACATTGTACAGAGGGTGTATCTACTGTGGTGGACGGGGGAATTGTTAATTCTTTAACAATAGACGGTGTAGAAGAATTCTTTAAAGAGAAGATTCTAGGGAGGTTGACCACATGAATGTAATAAATTTCAAAGGTTCCAACTGTAAAAATTGTTATAAATGTGTAAGGGTATGCCCAGTTAAATCCATACGGGTAAAGGACGAGCAGGCTGAAATAATAAAGGAACAATGTGTGCTATGTGGAGCCTGTTTGTCTGCTTGTCATCAAAATGCCAAAAGCGTAAGAAATGATGTGCCAAAGGTAAAAAGACTTTTAAAAGATGGAAAGAAGACTGTGGTCAGCCTAGCGCCTTCTTTTATTGCTGCGTTTGAATATGACCATCCAGGGCAGGTAGTGTCTGCCCTTAAGCGCTTGGGATTTGACGAGGTGCAGGAAACTGCCATAGGAGCCCATTTAGTATCTAAAGAATACAAGCGCCTCATGGATAAAGGACGCATGAAGAATATAATAACCAGTGCATGTCCCACTATAAATTTTTTAATAGAACAGTATTATCCAGACCTTATTCCATACTTGGCACCAGTTTTATCACCTATGTTAGCCCATGGAAAGCTTATAAAGCATAACTATGGATGGGATGATACCCATGTAGTATTTATAGGTCCTTGTATATCGAAAAAGGCAGAGGCTGATGATCACCAAACGGAAGATGTAATAGATGGGGCACTTACATTTAAGGAATTGCTGGAATGGATGGATGAAGAGGGGATAAGCATAAAAGATGAAAAAGTAGAACCATTTAAATCTATGGATGGATTGGATACCAGATGCTATCCCATACCAAGGGGGATATTGATGACTTTAAATGGTTCGGACAATGACATGAATGGATTCCACAAAGCCAGTATAGATGGAATAGATCAATGTATGTATATGCTAGATGCCCTCAGAGAAGGACAGGTAAATGGGTATTTTATAGAGATGAATGCCTGCCTTGGAGGTTGCTTGAAGGGACCAGCCATGCCGAAATCTAATGGACAGTATTTTAGAATGAGACAGCAGCTTATAGAATATGCGGGGACAAATACAAAATATGGAGAATTTAGCATACCGGATTTTGACTGTGATATAAACTTGAGCAAGGTCTTTGTAGATAAGAGTATACATGAGGATATGCCCGATGAAGAGACCATTTCAAAAATACTTGCAAAGATAGGCAAAGTGACAAAGGATCAGGAACTAAATTGTGGTGCATGTGGCTATCCATCCTGTAGAGATAAGGCCATAGCTGTCTATCAAGGAAAGGCAGAGCTTTATATGTGCCTTCCATATATGAGGGAGAGGGCAGAATCTATGTCAAACGTCATAATAGGTTCTACACCAAACGTGATAATAGCAGTAGATGGCAATATGGAGATACAGGAGTTTAATGCTGCTGCTGAGAAGATGTTTGCAATGCCGAGGCAGATAGCAATGGGGAAAAAGATATATGAGTTAATAGATGGCAGTGATTTTGAATATGTATACAGAACCCATCATCCCATAATAGACAAAAAGGTGGAATATAC
This Xylanivirga thermophila DNA region includes the following protein-coding sequences:
- a CDS encoding [Fe-Fe] hydrogenase large subunit C-terminal domain-containing protein, with the protein product MNVINFKGSNCKNCYKCVRVCPVKSIRVKDEQAEIIKEQCVLCGACLSACHQNAKSVRNDVPKVKRLLKDGKKTVVSLAPSFIAAFEYDHPGQVVSALKRLGFDEVQETAIGAHLVSKEYKRLMDKGRMKNIITSACPTINFLIEQYYPDLIPYLAPVLSPMLAHGKLIKHNYGWDDTHVVFIGPCISKKAEADDHQTEDVIDGALTFKELLEWMDEEGISIKDEKVEPFKSMDGLDTRCYPIPRGILMTLNGSDNDMNGFHKASIDGIDQCMYMLDALREGQVNGYFIEMNACLGGCLKGPAMPKSNGQYFRMRQQLIEYAGTNTKYGEFSIPDFDCDINLSKVFVDKSIHEDMPDEETISKILAKIGKVTKDQELNCGACGYPSCRDKAIAVYQGKAELYMCLPYMRERAESMSNVIIGSTPNVIIAVDGNMEIQEFNAAAEKMFAMPRQIAMGKKIYELIDGSDFEYVYRTHHPIIDKKVEYTEYGVITEQSIVYVEDQALLVAIFKDITKEQKQAEQIYKMRMDTAEMAQDVIEKQMMVAQEIASLLGETTAQTKVTLSKLKDLILYDGEDG
- a CDS encoding NAD(P)H-dependent oxidoreductase subunit E, whose translation is MVSKGDFRMVIMVCVGSSCHLKGSYDIIKRLEKLIKENNLEDQVELKASFCLGHCTEGVSTVVDGGIVNSLTIDGVEEFFKEKILGRLTT